The genomic stretch GTCGCCACCAATGTGGCCGTCGCCACTCCGGCAAGTAGGGCGCACATCGAAAGCCTGGTGCCACGCATAATGTAATCCTCCCACAGATGTTTTCTCGTTACGCCTTCGATACTGAAACCTGAACCACCTTTCAAGTTCGATCTTGCAGTCGATGCCGGTCGCGCTTAAAACGTCGGCGGAAGGGGCGGTGAATGCAGCAACTTACGGACACGGCCGATCGCGTCCCGCGGACCGAGCGCGGGCGCAAGACCTTGCGCAAACTGCTCGATGCCGCTGCGGCCGAATTTGCCGAGAGCGGCTTTCACGAAGCGTCAATCAGCGGGATCACCAAGCGCGCGGGTGTGGCCTTGGGGACCTTCTACACCTATTACGATAGCAAGGACGCGATCTTCCGTGCTCTCGTCGGCGACATGAGCGAGGCAGTCGGGGCCGCAGCGCGCGACGCGATCAAGCCGGACATGGACCCGCTCGCCGTGGAGCAAGCGGCCTTGCTGGCCTTTCTGGAATTCGCTGCCGAGCACAAGGAAGTCTACCGCATCATCGACGAGGCCGAGTTCGTCGATCCCGATAGCTATCGGGCACATTACGAGCGGATCGCAGATCGTATCGAGCAGCGGCTCAAGGCTGGTGGCGGGTCGGAAGACCTCCGCGCAGATTTGGGCGAGCCGGAAGCTTGGGCAGTGATGGGGATCAACGTGTTTCTCGGTTTGCGCTATGCGATCTGGGCGAAGGATGGCGATCCGGATGCAGCCACCGTAGCCGCGGCTGCAAACCGCCTGCTCCGCATTGGTATCGCAGGTCCGGACAGCGATTAAGCGTCGGAACGCGCGCGCCTTTCGCCCGTTGAGAGGGCAAAGGAGAATTCATATGATCGGCAAGGTAATCGGAGCATTCGTAGGCGACAGGATCGCCAAGCAGACCAAGGGCGTCGGTGGCGCGACGGGTGCGGCACTGGGTGTGGTGGCAACCACCATGCTTCGCCGTATGAGCCTGCCCGCGATGCTTGCGCTGGGCGCAGGCGGCTATGTCGCCAAAAAGTTCA from Qipengyuania profundimaris encodes the following:
- a CDS encoding TetR/AcrR family transcriptional regulator; this encodes MQQLTDTADRVPRTERGRKTLRKLLDAAAAEFAESGFHEASISGITKRAGVALGTFYTYYDSKDAIFRALVGDMSEAVGAAARDAIKPDMDPLAVEQAALLAFLEFAAEHKEVYRIIDEAEFVDPDSYRAHYERIADRIEQRLKAGGGSEDLRADLGEPEAWAVMGINVFLGLRYAIWAKDGDPDAATVAAAANRLLRIGIAGPDSD